The Hymenobacter oligotrophus genome has a window encoding:
- a CDS encoding alpha-amylase family glycosyl hydrolase, giving the protein MLLLQGLWAQAVQLTFRVNMRGQTVAASGVHVAGNFQAAAGFGSDWNPATTRLTDADNDRIYEATVDVPAGQYLYKFVNGNSWNGAEQPGAACGVADGSGNVNRQVSLGNTAYRLPAVPFSGCATLVQFQVNMRGQTVTRAGVHVVGNFQTLAGYSTNWDPTSIPLTDNNGDGIYEAQVALPAPMRFQYRFVNGATLAGAEQVPASCGIDDGTGTLARVFDATAAVNTIPPACFGTCQDCGASPTGYTTHWWNDAVFYEIFVRSFYDSNADGKGDFAGLTQKLDYLNDGNPNTTTDLGITGIWLMPMMESPSYHGYDVTNYKATEPDYGTMAEFEAFLAAAHARGIKVIIDLVLNHSSNEHPWFRQAANNIGSPYRDWFRWSATNPGLGWHAANGSYYYAYFWSGMPDLNWRNAQMRAAMWDASRFWLKKGVDGYRLDAVKYLVENGSTIENTPETLGVLEEFHDSVRAVNPAAFTVGEAWSATPQVVPYVVNNRLDACFEFDLQGAIISSLSSGNPAALRTQLELVDRSYPKLQYATFLSNHDQNRVLGTLGGNMARMKQAAALYLTMPGVPFLYYGEEVGMLGAGPDEEKRKPMQWTAGANAGFTNGTPWRALNSNYAQFNVATQQADAGSLLNHYKQLIRLRNTHEAMRKGYLLPVTASASSVLGYARVHNQEAVLTVANLGSAAASNTALSVQLSTLAAGQYQVTDLLTGQAAGMVTLDAQGGFRNWSAALPALGANQTWVLRLTPARPTPVSAGKADFSPRLYPNPASQAVRLELPGAATAQVQLRVYDLQGRLVQTVSFSGNSYRVDTQSWANGTYLLRVQAGSKVSVQRLVVAH; this is encoded by the coding sequence ATGCTGCTCCTGCAAGGCCTTTGGGCGCAGGCGGTGCAGCTTACTTTCCGCGTGAATATGCGCGGGCAAACCGTGGCCGCGAGCGGCGTGCACGTGGCCGGTAACTTTCAGGCGGCAGCGGGCTTTGGCTCCGACTGGAACCCCGCCACTACCCGCCTCACCGACGCCGACAACGACCGGATTTACGAGGCTACCGTTGACGTGCCCGCGGGCCAGTACCTCTACAAGTTTGTAAACGGCAACAGCTGGAACGGCGCCGAGCAGCCCGGGGCTGCCTGTGGCGTGGCCGACGGTTCGGGCAACGTAAACCGCCAGGTTTCGCTAGGCAACACGGCCTACCGGCTGCCGGCGGTGCCATTCAGTGGGTGCGCCACGCTGGTGCAATTTCAGGTGAACATGCGCGGCCAAACCGTAACGCGGGCCGGCGTGCACGTGGTGGGCAACTTTCAGACGCTGGCGGGCTACAGCACCAACTGGGACCCCACCAGCATACCGCTAACCGATAACAACGGCGACGGTATTTACGAAGCGCAGGTAGCCCTGCCCGCGCCCATGCGTTTTCAGTACCGTTTCGTGAACGGCGCTACGCTGGCCGGTGCCGAGCAAGTGCCCGCCTCCTGCGGCATCGACGACGGCACCGGCACTTTGGCCCGCGTTTTTGATGCCACGGCCGCTGTAAACACCATCCCGCCTGCATGCTTCGGCACCTGCCAGGATTGTGGAGCCTCGCCCACCGGCTACACCACCCACTGGTGGAACGACGCCGTGTTCTACGAAATCTTCGTGCGCAGCTTCTACGACTCGAACGCCGACGGCAAAGGCGACTTTGCGGGTCTTACGCAGAAGCTCGATTACCTGAACGACGGCAACCCCAACACCACCACCGACCTGGGCATTACGGGCATTTGGCTGATGCCCATGATGGAGTCGCCGAGTTACCACGGCTACGACGTAACCAACTACAAAGCCACCGAGCCCGACTACGGCACCATGGCCGAGTTTGAGGCGTTTTTGGCCGCTGCCCACGCCCGCGGCATCAAGGTCATTATCGATTTGGTGCTGAACCACTCCTCCAACGAGCACCCATGGTTTCGGCAGGCGGCCAACAACATCGGCAGCCCCTACCGCGACTGGTTTCGGTGGTCGGCCACCAACCCCGGCCTGGGCTGGCACGCCGCCAATGGCAGCTACTACTACGCCTACTTCTGGAGCGGCATGCCCGACCTGAATTGGCGCAACGCCCAAATGCGCGCTGCCATGTGGGATGCCTCGCGTTTTTGGCTGAAGAAGGGCGTGGACGGCTACCGCCTCGATGCCGTGAAGTACCTGGTGGAAAACGGCAGCACCATCGAGAACACGCCCGAAACCCTAGGTGTGTTGGAGGAATTTCACGACTCGGTGCGGGCCGTAAACCCGGCGGCTTTTACCGTGGGCGAGGCGTGGTCGGCCACGCCGCAAGTGGTGCCTTACGTGGTGAACAACCGCCTCGATGCCTGCTTTGAGTTTGATTTGCAGGGAGCCATCATCAGCAGCCTCAGCAGTGGCAACCCGGCCGCCTTGCGCACGCAGCTGGAGCTGGTCGACCGTAGCTACCCCAAGCTGCAGTACGCCACCTTCCTGAGCAACCACGACCAGAACCGCGTGCTCGGCACCCTAGGTGGCAACATGGCCCGCATGAAGCAGGCAGCCGCGTTGTACCTCACCATGCCTGGCGTGCCTTTCCTGTACTACGGCGAAGAGGTAGGCATGCTCGGCGCCGGCCCCGACGAAGAAAAGCGCAAGCCCATGCAGTGGACGGCCGGCGCCAACGCGGGCTTTACGAACGGCACGCCGTGGCGCGCGCTCAACAGCAACTACGCGCAGTTCAACGTGGCCACACAACAGGCCGATGCGGGTTCGTTGCTGAACCACTACAAGCAGCTGATCCGGTTGCGCAACACCCACGAGGCGATGCGCAAGGGCTACCTGCTGCCGGTTACGGCTTCGGCCAGCTCGGTGCTGGGCTATGCTCGCGTGCACAACCAAGAAGCCGTGCTGACGGTGGCCAACCTGGGCAGCGCGGCTGCCAGCAACACGGCGCTTTCGGTGCAGCTATCCACGCTGGCGGCCGGCCAGTACCAGGTTACCGATTTGCTCACGGGGCAAGCAGCGGGCATGGTTACGCTCGATGCGCAGGGCGGCTTTAGAAACTGGAGCGCTGCCCTGCCGGCGTTGGGCGCGAACCAAACGTGGGTGCTGCGCCTAACTCCCGCCCGGCCTACGCCGGTTAGCGCCGGCAAAGCCGATTTCAGCCCTAGGTTGTACCCCAACCCGGCTAGCCAGGCAGTGCGCCTGGAGCTGCCTGGCGCTGCTACCGCTCAGGTGCAATTGCGCGTGTATGATTTGCAGGGCCGCTTGGTGCAAACCGTGTCGTTTAGCGGCAACAGCTACCGTGTTGATACGCAAAGCTGGGCCAACGGCACTTATTTGCTGCGGGTGCAAGCGGGTTCTAAGGTTTCGGTGCAGCGGCTGGTGGTGGCGCACTAG
- a CDS encoding endonuclease domain-containing protein: MSTEHLHNLPHRKQHRRDLRNNATPAEATLWRCLRNSQLKGRKFRRQQSIGPYIVDFYCPAEQLVVELDGAGHFTVSGEANDVARTAYLQNLGLRVLRFENTSVLQQVESVLTAIEASFGSNGGATNHEQSTTPSPSSAEEGN, encoded by the coding sequence ATGTCTACCGAACACCTGCATAACCTGCCTCACCGGAAGCAACACCGGCGCGATCTGCGCAATAACGCTACACCAGCCGAGGCTACCTTGTGGCGTTGCCTGCGCAACAGCCAGCTGAAAGGGCGCAAATTCCGGCGCCAGCAAAGTATTGGGCCGTACATCGTCGATTTTTACTGCCCCGCTGAACAGCTGGTGGTAGAGCTGGATGGGGCCGGCCATTTCACTGTGAGCGGCGAAGCGAATGACGTGGCCCGTACGGCTTACCTGCAGAACTTGGGGCTGCGGGTGTTGCGGTTCGAGAATACAAGCGTGCTGCAGCAGGTGGAAAGTGTGTTGACGGCCATTGAAGCATCATTTGGGAGCAACGGTGGGGCAACCAACCATGAACAGTCAACCACCCCTAGCCCCTCCTCAGCTGAGGAGGGGAACTAG